Proteins found in one Rhodobacteraceae bacterium D3-12 genomic segment:
- a CDS encoding HlyD family type I secretion periplasmic adaptor subunit, whose translation MTINDAISTSHLDGSYRRKAIRTARWTIQTIVFALIVAVTWAHFAEINEITRGDGRVIPLRRMQTIQSLEGGILAQLNVSEGDTVVQGQVLVKLDPTRSQSAFRAVESSIMTLTAEVARLQAEVLERPALDFGPKPNVAEETELRLFRARRTKLEASLKALQDQRKSISEQADMTRPLSKAGSVSRISLLELEQKLAELDGKISETRNAYVQDAYKDLSQRRSKLAELQQDLIRKKDEFQRTEIRSPVSGRVNNINVTTLGGVVQSGEPIMEITPTDDQLIIETKVLPRDVAFIAPGMPASVKITAYDFSTYGDLRGTVVQISEDTVEEETAKGAMDFYRVMVKTERSYLERFGEKYWIRPGMIAQVDIESGKRSVLSYLTKPLLQARLH comes from the coding sequence ATGACGATAAACGACGCCATTTCAACCAGTCACTTGGACGGAAGTTATCGGCGCAAGGCGATAAGGACGGCACGTTGGACGATTCAGACCATCGTTTTCGCATTGATCGTGGCGGTAACTTGGGCGCATTTTGCAGAAATCAACGAAATCACGCGTGGCGACGGACGGGTCATTCCGCTGCGCCGCATGCAAACAATTCAAAGCCTCGAGGGCGGCATCCTCGCCCAGCTTAACGTGAGCGAAGGCGATACAGTCGTGCAAGGCCAGGTTTTGGTGAAGCTCGACCCAACGAGATCACAATCGGCTTTTCGCGCGGTGGAATCCAGCATCATGACGCTGACCGCCGAGGTAGCGCGTTTACAGGCAGAGGTTCTCGAACGCCCGGCACTGGATTTTGGCCCCAAGCCTAATGTCGCCGAGGAGACCGAGCTCCGCCTGTTCAGAGCAAGGCGGACAAAGCTCGAGGCATCGCTGAAGGCGTTACAAGATCAACGCAAATCTATCAGTGAGCAGGCCGACATGACGCGTCCGCTCTCCAAGGCCGGCTCGGTCAGTCGTATTTCCCTTCTGGAGCTTGAACAGAAGCTGGCCGAGCTTGACGGCAAAATAAGCGAGACCCGCAACGCCTATGTTCAAGACGCCTACAAGGATCTGTCGCAGCGCCGATCCAAGCTGGCCGAATTGCAGCAGGATCTGATCCGCAAGAAAGATGAATTTCAGCGCACCGAAATCCGTTCGCCTGTGTCCGGGCGGGTCAATAACATCAATGTCACCACCTTGGGCGGCGTGGTCCAATCAGGCGAACCGATTATGGAAATCACGCCAACAGATGATCAGCTTATTATCGAAACCAAGGTTTTGCCGCGCGATGTCGCCTTTATTGCGCCCGGCATGCCCGCAAGCGTCAAGATCACGGCCTACGACTTTTCGACTTATGGCGATCTGCGCGGTACGGTCGTCCAGATTTCCGAGGACACCGTGGAAGAAGAAACCGCCAAGGGCGCAATGGATTTCTATCGCGTGATGGTCAAGACTGAGCGAAGCTATCTGGAGCGCTTTGGCGAGAAATACTGGATTCGGCCGGGGATGATCGCTCAGGTCGACATCGAAAGCGGGAAACGATCGGTGTTGAGCTATCTGACCAAACCACTCTTACAAGCGAGGTTGCATTAA